The DNA region ATCAGCGGTCTCCACTGAGGAACGAAAGAAGGCTTCGCAGAAGACACCGTTTGCATGAGCGAGTGTGCTCGCCCCGGCTGCACATTGGCTGGAGGATTGGACGCGGTAACCATTGTAGATAACGAAACTGGACAATCGGTTTAGGCAGCTCTCGACACTTTTTAATTGCCCGCGAGCGTTGGCTCCCGGGGCGCCGTCGCAGAAAACTCCGTTCAAGGCACTGTCGTTGACTAGCTGATCGGCCATGTCGGCCCACCAGTTGCGGGCGGTGTCGTTGGGATAGGTCCAGCGAACGGTTCCTTTCCGGACCTCCTCTACCCAGTCCGGATGTTCTGAAACCGTATCCCGGACGGTGGTATAGAATTGACTGTACGCGGTGTTGGTGCTCCAGTAGAGCAGCACGCGCATTTCCGGGTTGTTCTTCAGCAGTTTCTTTGCGGTTTCCGCCGCAGCTTTTTCAGTACTGGTTGCGCCGTAAACACTCTTTGCATGCCGCTTTTCGATCGTAAACATGTAGAAATGGTCCCGAATGAAATCGTATTGTTCGGGCGTATAATCGTCATTACGGAAAGCATGACCGAAAAGACGTGCTTTGGACCAGTCGCCCGGTCCGGCCGGCTGCGCATGAAGGGTTGAGGACGTGAGGATCGCCAAGAATGCGATCACAAATACCAGCAACAACGTGCTGATCACTCTTTGCTTCATCGGTCTAGTTTCGCTTTGCTTGTGATGATTGGTTTTCTTCCACATAAAGTGCTTCGCCGTCTATTTCTCTATGAAACCCTCAACATCATCCAACACGATCTTCTGACGTGCGTCTTCGCTGCGGAGCGTCAACTCAACATTCTTGAACTCAACATTCTTGGCATGACGAATATACGCCCCCCAAGCCGGCAGTACGCCAAAGAAGTATTGCTCGGGATAGCGATTCTCATCCTCCGCCACAACTCGCTTGGCATCTTCTTGCGTTCCATGACCCGGGTAGGAGATCTTGATGTTTTCTAGGACAACGTTCTCGATAGAGTAACCGGGGATGCCCGTGATCATGATCGGGCCGGCTTTCGACTTCTCGTTATCGGTCACGCCCGGGGTGGAATCCACTTTGAGATTCTTATACACAGCTTCAGCAGCTTTCGCCCGATCCTCGACGATTACCTCGGCAACCACCTCGCTGACTCGTATGTTTTTCAAGCTGCCAACCGCGGCACTTCCTCGTCCTTCGCCGAAGGTACTGCCTCGATTCCCTAAACGCATGAAAAGGGGACACCCCACATCTTTCATCGTGATCCTTGAGATAGCGACATTTTCTAGGCGTCCGCCGTCCACCGACTGTAGCTTGATAGCGCCCATGGGGCAGTCATGAAAATAGCAGTTGGTAATGCTGATATCGATAAATCCGCCGCGGGAGGATGTGCCGAACTTGACTGCCGCAGTGTTACTGTCCGCCCTGCACCCACGCACCACAATGTTTCGGCAGGGGTTCAAGGAGCTTTTCAAACAGATCGCGTCGTCTCCGGTGCTGATATCACAGTTTTCGATCAGAACATCCTCGCAGCCATCCAGATCGAGTCCGTCATTGTTGTAGTTGTTATTGCGGAATCGCACGGTAACCGCATTGAAGTGAATGTTCTTGCAATCGATCAAGTGCAACCCCCAAAAGGCTGGACGCTTGTAGGTGACGCCCGAAAAGGTGAGGCCCTCACAACTCTCCATACGCATCAGACGTGGGCGGATGCCTCTGTTCTTCCCGCCCCTCCTGTTTCGGGGAAAATGCTCGTGAGTTCCCCTGCCATCGATCACGCCGAGCCCTTCGATGGTGATATTCTTCGCGTTTTCCGCGTAGATCAGGCAATGGGCGGCGCCTTCACGAGGGCTGCTGAGGTTTTCCGTTGGGTAGTCAGCCACATTAGTGCTTCCGAGCAAGCGGGCTCCGTAATCAAGCGAGAGGGTGACATTGCTTTTCAAAATGATCGTGCCGATTTGAAAATCACCAGCAGGTACGCACACAACACCGCCACCAGCATCGTGACAGGCGTCGATGGTCTTTTGCACCGCTTCCGTCTCCATGGCGACGCCATCGCCAATCGCGCCGAAGCTCTTAATATTGATCACCTGGGTGACGGACGGTTCGTCGCTATCTGCAACGGAGTCCTGGGCACCATGGAGAGGTGACCCGACAACGCAAAGAAGAACCACTGTCGCGATCCGCATGAAGGGCAATTGTTTTCTCATCGGCGTTTCCATTTGATTTCGCAATTCATTTGAGTTTCAGCTTGAATCCGATGACCGGCAGATCCGGCAGGGTCTTCGGCAGTTGGATGGCCAGTCCGTCGGCCGTGCGATTCCACTGGATCACCTCCTCACTGCCCATCATGGCAATGCTTCTGATTTCACCGTCGAGAGCTGCCCCGCGCGCCAGCGTTTTGATCACGATGTCCTCGGTCGGTGGAACCAGCACGAAGGCATAAAGCATACCGTCTTTGGTGGTGAAGCGAATATCTTCTTGCGTGAAATCATTGTGGTTTTCACCCTGACGCCCGTCTTTGATCTTGGTGGGACCTTCCCCAAAAGTCTTCCAAGGACGGGTGCCGTAGATGCCTTCACCGCAGTTTTTTAGAAAATCACCAAACGCGGTGAGGTAGGCGGCCTGATTCTCAGGAATCGTCCCGTCGCCTCGCAGCGCGACATTCATCATCACCACTCCATTCTTACTGATCGCATCCACAGCGTTTCCAACCATCACCGGAATGCTCATGCGGTTGAATGCACCTTTTCGGTAGTACCAACCACCGGAAAGATCGGTCGCCCACATCCACGGTTCGGGCTGAATCTTGCCGGAACTGCCACGCTCCAGATTGTAGGTGAAGGCTTTCCGATCCAGATTCCCGCTCTTGCAGGAGAACACCACCGTTTGCTTGCCTTTGTTTTCCTGCAGGTCGCGGTTGACGTAGGAAGAGAACAACTTGACGCCCAAACTTTTCCCTCTCTTTTCGTCGGGAAAAGGCGCATCGTTGTTGAACATGTCGGGATCGTATTTCTCGACAATCTCCCAACACCGCGCATACCAGTGCTCGTTCCAGCTGTCCTGGCTGGCATATCCCTTCGGATCAAACTCCATGTTGAACAGCTTCGCCTCCAGCGTTCCAGGCGTCTGGTATTGCCGTGCGGTGTTGAAAAAGCGTGGCGACCAATACAGGTGCGTGGAGACCCCGAATTTAAGCCCGTGTTTGATTGCTGCTTCCTTCCATTCTTTCAGCGTGTCGCGTTTTGGCCCCCTATCCATTGCGTTCCAAGGGTGGGACGAATCGTACATATCAAAGTTGTCGTGGTGGCAGGCTACCGGCATCACGAATCGCGCGCCGTTGTCCTTGAAAAACTTCACCAGCGCGTCCGGATCCCATTTTTCCGCCTTGAACAGCGGAACCAGATCCTCGTACCCGAACTCGGAGGGCGGCCCGTAGCGCTTCGCGTGGAATGCAGCAAGCTCCTTGGTCATTTCCAACTGCACGCCCGATTCGCCCTCGTTGGGCCCGTACATACGCCGACCATAATGCGAGCCGTCGTTCGGCCGATTCTCGTCGGTCGCCGACGGAACTCCCCAGTGCGTCCAGACACCAATCTTTCCATCCATAAACCACTGCGGAACCCTATAGTTCTCCGCCATGGATTCCCACGTGGGTTGAATCTCGGCAGCGTGGACAGTGGTAGAAAGGCAACTGAAGCACAACGCCATCAAAGTAATCATTCGTTTCATTGCGTTCTCCGGCGGTGGTGTGTTTGAAAATTCATCGTCAGAATTTCATTGCTGTGGCTGGTCTGATGGTGACTCTCCTTAAACATTGAACCAGACCCAAACCGGCATAGCGAACGACAATCGAGCATCAACGGCTGTGCCATTCCTAAGATTGAAGTCGCCCAGCAGGTTCACTTCTGCATCGAGAGTTCCGATTGCGTCGATAGGATTGTTTGTTGATGCGGTGTTATTCTGCCACCGTGTCCTGCCAAACAACCTCGCCCGTCTCGTTTTCAATGTCGAGCCGAACCGATGCGTGGGCGAACTCTCGAGTGTAGGTGTAGCCCTGTCGAACCGCCGGCCCCTTGGGTGCTCCCAACGGGCGGTCATACTCAGGCGGATGCGTCATCCAGGTCTTGCTGGTTTTTGCATCATAGCTGTCTTTCAAATCGAAATAGCTATGCTCCTCGGCGCAGATAAGAAACATCGCCAATTGGTAGTTGAAACGGCTGTTAACATCCGCGGCCCGCTTTTCGGAATTGCTAATCCTGGCGGCAGAACGTGGGGTTTCATCCGCGTCTTGCTGGTTACTTCCCAATCCACAAGTGAAAGCAATCATGGCACCCTGCTGTGCGGCTTTCTGAAAAGCCTCCATTCCCTTGGCAACATAGTCTTTCTTGGACATCCCCACGGCGCCCTCAAATCCCTCGATATAGGAACCGTCCAACGCGTTCATATAGCTGAGACCCGAATCTGGAAAGCGTGCTCTCAACACATTGGCCAGCATGAGCTTCTGCGGCCCAAGCATCTTCCGCGTATCCTTCATCATGGTCACGTATCCAGCCAACTCCGCAGCTTTCTTCTCCGGTGTAATCACATCCTTCAGGAAGATTGGCTCTAGAACCTTGACCACACCGTCCAGGAAGATTCCGTCAAGGGATGGATCGCTGCAAACTTCTTTTGCGGCGTCGATCCACCAATCACGGACCGCCTCGTTCGTGAGATCGTAGGCTTGGATACGGTTACGGATGAGTTTGTCGTTACCATCGCGGCCGACCAGAAAGGCCTTGGGAATATTCTCCAATGACCTATTGGCGGCGTAGCCACCATAGTGCACGATCACGTTCCGGTAATATAAAATCTTGGTCGCCGGGTTGATTGCCTTGACGGCCCGGGCGGCCTTCAAAGTTCCTGCTTCCACGGAGCCGGAATCGCTGTGCCCCGTTGCTTTCTCAAACGTAATGAGCGGGAAGGTCGCGAGGTATCGAATCTCTTCATCGCTGAACGCGGTATCCTTTCGGATATGCACATACAAGGGTACGCGATCCCAAGAGAAGCTGGGCATCCGATCCGGATTCGTGATAGGCGAAGACGATTCAGCCGCGTGAATCGTACTCAACGATCCAAGCAGCACGGCAACGA from Novipirellula artificiosorum includes:
- a CDS encoding putative glycoside hydrolase, coding for MISTLLLVFVIAFLAILTSSTLHAQPAGPGDWSKARLFGHAFRNDDYTPEQYDFIRDHFYMFTIEKRHAKSVYGATSTEKAAAETAKKLLKNNPEMRVLLYWSTNTAYSQFYTTVRDTVSEHPDWVEEVRKGTVRWTYPNDTARNWWADMADQLVNDSALNGVFCDGAPGANARGQLKSVESCLNRLSSFVIYNGYRVQSSSQCAAGASTLAHANGVFCEAFFRSSVETADEGVKLMAELLAIPSDKYILCRGAGDGAFGSTHDFSLACYLIIANNYSFYSWGGVKNSYAADDSLIYWSDDFAQQIGEPLGKATQDGYAYHRDFEHCSVDVNLETKTSSIDWNEEVKE
- a CDS encoding glycoside hydrolase family 28 protein, which translates into the protein MRKQLPFMRIATVVLLCVVGSPLHGAQDSVADSDEPSVTQVINIKSFGAIGDGVAMETEAVQKTIDACHDAGGGVVCVPAGDFQIGTIILKSNVTLSLDYGARLLGSTNVADYPTENLSSPREGAAHCLIYAENAKNITIEGLGVIDGRGTHEHFPRNRRGGKNRGIRPRLMRMESCEGLTFSGVTYKRPAFWGLHLIDCKNIHFNAVTVRFRNNNYNNDGLDLDGCEDVLIENCDISTGDDAICLKSSLNPCRNIVVRGCRADSNTAAVKFGTSSRGGFIDISITNCYFHDCPMGAIKLQSVDGGRLENVAISRITMKDVGCPLFMRLGNRGSTFGEGRGSAAVGSLKNIRVSEVVAEVIVEDRAKAAEAVYKNLKVDSTPGVTDNEKSKAGPIMITGIPGYSIENVVLENIKISYPGHGTQEDAKRVVAEDENRYPEQYFFGVLPAWGAYIRHAKNVEFKNVELTLRSEDARQKIVLDDVEGFIEK
- a CDS encoding alpha-L-fucosidase, with the translated sequence MKRMITLMALCFSCLSTTVHAAEIQPTWESMAENYRVPQWFMDGKIGVWTHWGVPSATDENRPNDGSHYGRRMYGPNEGESGVQLEMTKELAAFHAKRYGPPSEFGYEDLVPLFKAEKWDPDALVKFFKDNGARFVMPVACHHDNFDMYDSSHPWNAMDRGPKRDTLKEWKEAAIKHGLKFGVSTHLYWSPRFFNTARQYQTPGTLEAKLFNMEFDPKGYASQDSWNEHWYARCWEIVEKYDPDMFNNDAPFPDEKRGKSLGVKLFSSYVNRDLQENKGKQTVVFSCKSGNLDRKAFTYNLERGSSGKIQPEPWMWATDLSGGWYYRKGAFNRMSIPVMVGNAVDAISKNGVVMMNVALRGDGTIPENQAAYLTAFGDFLKNCGEGIYGTRPWKTFGEGPTKIKDGRQGENHNDFTQEDIRFTTKDGMLYAFVLVPPTEDIVIKTLARGAALDGEIRSIAMMGSEEVIQWNRTADGLAIQLPKTLPDLPVIGFKLKLK
- a CDS encoding putative glycoside hydrolase; this encodes MKCIDAFTLVAVLLGSLSTIHAAESSSPITNPDRMPSFSWDRVPLYVHIRKDTAFSDEEIRYLATFPLITFEKATGHSDSGSVEAGTLKAARAVKAINPATKILYYRNVIVHYGGYAANRSLENIPKAFLVGRDGNDKLIRNRIQAYDLTNEAVRDWWIDAAKEVCSDPSLDGIFLDGVVKVLEPIFLKDVITPEKKAAELAGYVTMMKDTRKMLGPQKLMLANVLRARFPDSGLSYMNALDGSYIEGFEGAVGMSKKDYVAKGMEAFQKAAQQGAMIAFTCGLGSNQQDADETPRSAARISNSEKRAADVNSRFNYQLAMFLICAEEHSYFDLKDSYDAKTSKTWMTHPPEYDRPLGAPKGPAVRQGYTYTREFAHASVRLDIENETGEVVWQDTVAE